The Desulfuromonadaceae bacterium nucleotide sequence CGCGGCAGATACGCGGCCATTTCCACCAACGCGGCATCGCCGAAGATGACATAGGGCGGTACGCCGTCGCGGTCGGCGAGGGTCTTGCGCAGTTCGCGGAGCTGCTGGAAGAGCTCTTCGTTGTAGTCGAGTTCACCGATCTTTCTGCGTGTTTTCTTCTTCGGCAGCGGTTTCACCTTGACGCGCGGTTGCGCCAGCGTCAACTGCCGTTCGCCGCGCAATAGTGGACGGGCATTGGCAGTGAGTTGCAGCACCGAAAAGTTGGCGACATCCTGGCGCAGGTAGCCGAGGTGAATCAGTTGACGATAGAGGCTGCTCCAGTAATCCTTGCTGTGCTGCGCACCGATGCCGTAGGTGGAAACTTTATCGTGGCGCAGATCGAGAATCCGCTGGTTGGCGGAACCGCGCAGCACGTCGATAACGTGGTTCATCCCGAAGCGCTGGCCGACGCGATAGACGCAGGAGAGTGCCTTGCGGGCGTCCTCGGTGGCGTCAAAACGCTGCGGCGGGTTGAGGCAGATATCACAGTTGCCGCAATCCTCACTGAGCTCTTCACCGAAATAGCCAAGCAGGGCGCGACGCCGACAGGTGAGCGGTTCGGCATAACCGACCATGGCGTTGAGTTTATGCAGCTCGATACGGTTCTGCTCCGGATTGCCGCCTTTTTCAATCAGCCCGCGCACCAGCGCAATGTCGCCGTAACCAAAAAGGAGCAGCGCCTCGGCGGGGAGGCCGTCGCGTCCGGCGCGGCCAGTCTCCTGATAGTAGCTTTCGATATTCTTGGGGATGTCGTAATGGACGACAAAGCGAACATTCGGCTTGTCGATCCCCATGCCGAAGGCGACCGTTGCCACCACCACTTGGAGGTCGTCGCGCAAAAATTCTTCCTGCACCCGCTGACGCTCTTTGTCCGGCAGTCCGGCATGATAGGCGGCCGCCTTGATTCCGGTTAAATTGAGTTTGGCGGCGACTTCTTCGGTGCGCTTGCGGCTCAGGGCGTAGACAATTCCGGCATCATGGGGCCGCTCGGCGAGAAAGGACTTCAACTGGTTGAACGGCTGATGCTTGTCGATTACGGTGTAACGGATATTTGGCCGGTCGAAACCGGCAATGAAACGGCGGGCGCGGCCGAGGTTGAGGCGCTGGATGATGTCCTCGCGGGTCTGCGGATCGGCGGTGGCGGTCAGGGCGATCAGCGGGATGGCGGGGAAGAGTTCGCGCAGTCGCCCGAGCTGAATATATTCCGGCCGGAAATCGTGCCCCCACTGCGAGACGCAGTGTGCCTCGTCGATGGCAAAGAGGGCGATATCGATGGACTTCAGCCGGGCGATGAACTCGTCGCTCAGCAGCCGTTCGGGAGCGATGTAAAGCAGGTCAAGTTCGCCGGCGTGGAGTGCGGCAAGGGTAGCACGGGCGGTGGCGGCGTCGAGCGATGAGTTGTACTGCGCGGCGCGGACGCCGTTGGCAAGGAGTGCATCGACCTGATCCTTCATCAGCGAAATCAGCGGGGAGACGATGATCGCCACGCCCTCACGGTGGTGCGCCGGAATCTGGTAGCAGAGCGATTTGCCACCGCCGGTCGGCATCAGCACAAAGGCGTCGTCGCCGCCGATCAGGGTGTCGATGATCTCCCCTTGCAGGGCGCGAAAATTGCTGTAGCCGTAAATCGATTTGAGGGTTTCAAGGGGGGTAGCAGACATCTGGTCACAATCGTTTCGTTGGTAGTCCGTCGTGTGTTCTTTCAGGATGCGGTGAGGGGCGAGGCCCCTTCGTCTTTTTAACATGAGATCGGGCTGAACAAAAGGACTGAATTATTTTCGCCACAAGTGATGATGGCTTAGCCATCTCATTCTTTTTTGCGAGTGCCGCAAGAGATGGCCTCGCCGCTCAATGGATTCCTCCGTAACTATCGATGAAGGTCATTGAGCTGAAGAGGGGGGGTTGGGCTGGTTCGGCTTCCGCATGATAAGTCTGGTCAAGTGCCGGATGCGACCGAATTGTGTCAAATTTATGAGGGATGTATTTGCACTGCGTCAAAAAAACGGTATAAAGGATAAAGTTAAATATTTTCCAATGCTGCGCCTGTCTCTCCTGCAAGCTTTGCGTGTTGTTGGTATCAAGTTTGCAGAATACCGGTTCAAGAGTTTATATGCTGTTACTGTTTGTCACCATAGATACGGAAGTTTTTCGAAGGATTCAGGAGGCGTCTCAATGAAACCGTTAAAGGCCACTCTTAGCTTGATTGCAGTGATTTCACTGTTTGTAGGAGCCATATGGCAAAGTCCTGCGAGCGCGGCGACCAGTCCGGTTCTGACGCCACTGGGCAGATTCCTTGATTATTCGGTTATAGAAGTTCCTTCGGCAATCGATGTTGACGATGCGGGGAACATTTACGTTGTCGATTCGTTGCGGAAGCGGGTCGCCAAGTTTGACAAGTACCTCAAGTTCCTGCGCTACTACGACAAAATGCGGGTTTACGGTAGCAGTTTGGCGGTCACGAACGATGGCCGGAAAATTATTGTCGGTAGCGGCGAACAGGTTGATATCGTTGATGGTGACAGCGGTGAAGTGATCACGGCCTTAGGCGTGGGAGATGGCGAGTTTACCTTTGCCGTGGAGATCGATATCGATCCATTGACGCAACGGGTTTATGTCGCGGATATGGCGACCTTCGGGGTCAAAGTCTACGACCTGAACAGTGGCGAGTATCTGTTCCGCTTTGGCAGTAAAGGCTATGGCAATGGCCAGTTCCGGAATATATGGTCCCTGTCGTTCAATGAATATAGCGGTGAGGTTTACGTTTCTGATATCGCCGGGTACAGTACCATTCGTCCCAGTGTGCAGGTGTTTAACCGCGATGGCCAGTTTCTTCGCAATATCAAAGGGTATGACGGTTTTGGTGCTCCTCCGGTGCCGTTCTTTTCCGGGATGACCTTTGACCCCTCCGGGCGGGCCTATGTGCTCGATATTCTCAACGGAGCTATTCGTTTCCTTGGTCTGCCGACCACCCCTCTCGGACAGTTTAAAAATCCCGGCTATCGTCCCGGCCAGATGGCGATGCCGCGTGGTATCATCTACGATAAACTGACCGGTCGCTTGTTTGTGACCTGCGACGGAGCGCGGATTGAAATTTACGGGGTTGATGGCGCAGAGAATCCGGCCAATGCCAATGTTGCGCCGGGACAGCCGGTGCCGGTCAGCCCGGTGGGCGATGTTGAAGTTGTTACCGCGACACCGCAGTTGAACTACTTGAATGCCACCGATAATGACGGTGATAACCTGGTTTATGATGTCCAGGTTTTCTCTGCCAGCGAGGTCGTTGCCGACTATATTGGATTGCCTTCCGGTGCGACCGAGTCGTATGCCCAGGTGGCCGCAGAGCTGACCGAGAACGCGCGTTTTGGCTGGCACGTCAGGGCGTTTGACGGTGAAGCCGCGTCCGACTGGACAGCACAACAATACTTCTACGTTAATGCTCAGGAAGAAGCTCCTGTCGCGCCGGTGCTGCTGGCTCCGGAAGCAGGGACTATCGCCGCTGGCGCCACAGTCCTGAGTTGGGGGACAGCGGTTGACCCTGACCCCTTCGACACGGTTAGCTACCGGGTAGAGATTGCCGCAGATGCCACCTTTGCCGAGCTCGTCGCCAGTGCTGACCTGACCGGAAACGCGATCATGCTCAGCGAGTTCGCTGATTACCTGGCATTGCAGGACGGTCAGACCTATTTCTGGCGGGCTCTGGCGGTCGATAACCACGGTCTGGTTTCGGTAGCCGGTGATGCAAGCAACTTTGTCTACGATACGACGGTTCTGCGCTTCAGTGCCAATATGCCTGACGCCGCGGTTTATCTCGGCGGCAACTACGCTTATAGTGGTCGCTACATCGGGCATACTCCCGTAGAACTGCGTGATGTGCCGGCAGGGGTCGAAACCGTGGTCGTGAAGCGGGCGGGCTTCGAGCCGTTTGTGGGCAAGGTGGTGATTGGTGAGCGTGAAAATATCGATTTTTATGCACAACTGGTCGCGGCCATCATGCCTGCCGAGCTGAAGGCCAACCCACTGTCTGCGGATGGTCAGAAGATCGTTCTCAACGGTGCGGTGGCCCCCTTTATCGCCGATGTGAATGCAGATGGTGTGGTTGACCTGGTCGCCGCTTCAGCCGATGGTGCCATCAACCTGTTCACTGGCGCCCTGGTCGACGGCGAGCTTGAGTTTACCGCTGCCGGTTTGCTGGCTGCTGAGTTGCCGCTGATTTCGGGAGCCTGTCCGCTATTGGTTGACTGGAATAATGACCGCGTTAGCGATCTGCTGGTTGGTGGCGCTGATGGCACCGTGTCGCTCTTTGTTGCTGTAAACGGGGTATTGACCCCGACCTCACTGACCCTGGTCGGTGGCGCTCCGGTTATCGTGGCCGGTGATGCAGCGCCGGTGGTCTACGATATTGACGCCGACGGTGACAAAGATCTGCTCGTCGGTTCAAGTGACGGGACGATTGCCCAGTTCATCAATGTTGGCAGTGACGCCGCGCCGCAGCTGAGCGCAGCCGGAAATCTTTCCTTTACCATGGCACCCTCTGCGGGCCCGGTTGCACCATTTGTGACCGATTGGGACGCTGATGGTAGCGATGATCTGCTGGTGACTGCCGGTGAGCATATCTATGTTTACCAGTCGGCCGGTGCGGTATGGTCGCCAGTCGGGGTGTTGGCAGTGACAGACGCGCTGCTCAATAACAACAATGGCAAATCGAAGACCGGTGCTTACTCGATCGGTACCGGCCTGACCCTTTTTGCCCTTGATCTGGACGGGAAAAAGGGCAAGGATCTGCTGGTCGGCAACGATTCCGGCGAGATTCGCCTGGTACGCTCTTTCGGTAAAGACTATGTTGCTGCGTTTAATGCCGCTCTTGTCGACAAGGTCGCGCAAATCACCACCGCCAATGAGACACCGGTTGATAGTGCCGCGCTTGGTGCGGCCATTGCTGAGGGTGACTATAAACAGGTCGCAAAAGAATGCCGCTCTCTGCTGCTGACACTGGATGCCGCCGCGACGGTTTATGCTCAGGAACTACTGGACATTCTTAAATAAATTTTCAGACGATAAGGATTCAAGACGTGAACAGAAAAACGTTAAGAGGATTAATCGGTGCTATCCTGTTTGTCGCAGTGGGGGTGACAACCGCTTCTGCCGCAAAGGTTGTCGATGTTTCGGCGTCGCTGCATAATTTTTCTACCGCTGCAATGGCTGAAAATCTGCAATACGGGTCGACAAACGAGACGGAGGTATGTATCTTCTGCCACACGCCGCACAACGCCAGCGTGGGAAATGAACGACCGTTGTGGAACCGCACGGACCCAACTTCAACGTGGGTATTCTACAACAGTGCGACGCTGACCCCGGCAGCTCGCCCCGGCGCCGTGGGGACGGTCAAGCCGGCATCACTGATGTGTCTGAGCTGTCATGACGGTAGTATCGGCGTTAACCGGGTGATTAATGAAAGTAATATTACCGGTCCCATTGAGCTTGTTGGTGATCCCGCCGATGTCTATGTCTGGCCCGCCGGTTTCATGGAACCGTGGGTCCCCGGACCGCGCATCGGCGCTGCACCGGATAGTGTTGATGCTTTTGCAGATACCGGCAAGCTGTATGATGATCATCCGATCTCGTTCAGTTACGCCGCAGCCCAGGGTGCCGATCTTGGGTTGCATCCGATTGGCGATGCCAAATTGGCCGGGCTGGTGTTTTATCCGCGTAACGGAAGTGCGGATCACATCGAGTGCGGCACTTGCCATGATCCCCACGTTGCTTATGATAATTCCGGGGCTTTAGGTGCGCTCACGAACGCCTCGGCGAATCCGAACTATGCACCGTTTTTGCGTATTTCCAACACTGGCAGCACGATGTGTCTGACCTGCCACAACAAGTAAACAGAAGAGTACCGAAGCAACCCCACACCGCCACGGTCTGGGGTTGCTTTAACGCATAAAGATTAGAAAAAATTATATAAATTATACAAATTGTAGACCCGTAACGCTGCGAGCAGGGTCGCGGTATACATGCAAGATTAGAAAAAAACCATAAGTAAATTTTATAAATGACGCATCTGACTGCCTGAAATCGGAGCGCAATGATGAAAAAAAATTGCATTTTAAAGTTAACTGTCCTGCTGCTGACGCTACTTTTCCCGGTATTTGTCAACGCGGCGCAGACGCATTTAATGGGATGCACAAATTGCCACAAGGCGGGTGCAAATTTTGCGAGCTTCGATGGAAATGCCTGTGTTCTCTGTCACACGAGCGGCAGTCAGGCCACCTTTAATGATAGTCTTGCTCATCCAGTCAAAGGATATTTTGAGGCCGGGGATGCCAGCGATGCAATCCAGACAGCCACGGTGGTGCATGGTGCAATACCAGGCAAGGAAATATCGCACATGTGGCAGCGTATGAATGGCTCTAATGTGCCGGATGTTGGCGCGCAGGAGCCGACGACTTATGCACGGCAGTTTAATGGCCGCTATGGAATCACACGTGGCAGGTTGCTTTGTTTCCGTTGTCACGATCCTCATGCCGACGCAACAACAAAGGCATCGCTGTTAAAAGTCCCGGTCGACGCTGATCAAATTTGCAGCGATTGTCACCTGCCCTGGTATCAGAATAATGCCAATGCATTATTAACCCACCCGGTTGGAAGTGGCGTCAGCTATAATTCCGCCGCTGCGGATGCGACAAAATTCAACGCATCGATTACCAATGTCAATAATGGCGATATCAGAAAGGTGGCCGGCTTTGTCTCCTGCACGTCGTGTCATGGTGTGCATTCGGTCGATTCAAATTCAGCCACGGTTGACGGCTATACCAACTATACTTCGCTCAGTGGTGACGGTCATCTGCTCCGTTCTGACGGACCGCGCGATTTAGCGGCTGTGACCGAGGCTAACTTTACCCAGGCTGAAGCGCAGAAAAAATCGAACCTGTGCCAGGCCTGTCACGTTTACAAGCTGCACGGTAAGGTTGACGATGGCGCTGCGGATCGTTTTCTTGGTTGCCTCGATTGCCACAGCGGCCACTCCTACAACAATAATGACCCGTACTATTTTGTTTTGCGCAAAAACTCCTATAATCCGATTAGCAACAGCAGCGTCAGTTTTACCGGCTACAATTTTGGCGGCTTCGATTATATCTACAACAACCCCGCTATTTTCGGTCTGCTCAATCGCACCGAAGTGTGGAAAGACAATTCAAACTTAACCGCGTTGGGCTACTGTGAAACCTGTCATGGTGAAGCCGAAGCGATCCCCAAGGGGGCGTTGTTTCACTCATCGACCGACGATTGCGCGACCTGTCACCTGCATAACAGCACGGGCTGGGCGTACAGCTTTCAGAACGATGCCAGCGCGGCAACCTGTGGTGATTGTCACGGGTTCCCACCCTATATCAATGATCGCGGTGATCGCACCGGTTCCGGGGTTGATGGCGGCTACGCTTATATTTCAGCGGCATGGAACTATGCGCACACCAGTGTGACCTACTTTAAAGATGAATCAACAACCCCGCACAACGCCCACGCGGCAGGGGGAACGACTCAAGGCGCAACCTCGGACTATATCTTCGGCAACGGCGTCTATGCCTGTGAGCCGTGTCACGAAAACTTTATTCCGACCCATCAGCAAGAGTCGACCTTGCCGTATACGACCGGGTTCAGAAATATAAATTTTTACGCAAATGTTGACCAGGCGGGGGCAACGTACGATAGCGGAACAAATAAGTGTTCGGCCCTTTACTGCCACAGTAACGGGGCGCCAAGAACGGGTGACGGGCCGACGCGCAACTATGCGGTCGGTACCGTGACGACCCCGGCGTGGGCCAATGGCAAGGGCACCATTATTGGCAAGACCAACCCGACCCATGAATGCGCATTTTGCCATGGCAATACCGCGGCGACAATGAACACCAAAGGGAACTCGGCCGCGCACGCCAAACACCTCGACAGATATGGTAACGATTGCTCCATTTGTCACAATCAAACGGCTGTCAACAGTACAACGCTGGCCAGCGGCGCAAATCGCATTGACCTGCTCAGCCCGGCATCTGGTGGCAAGCACGTCAATACCCTGTACGATATCGTCTACAAGACCAGCGGGTCTGTCCTTTATAATGCGCTGGGAACAAATGCTCTTGGCGTAAATTACGATGCAACAACCGGAACCTGCTCGGTCTACTGCCACGACCCGGCGGATTTGGGCACGACCGCTGACTGGGATGCTGGCGTCGGCGGCGCCGCCTGCGGCAGCTGCCACGGCGTGACCTCGGCAACGTTGACGACGAATTCCCATGCAATACACATCGACCCGGCTGGCGCCAACATCAGTTGTGATGCATGCCACGGTGCCGGAGCCAGCACGGCTGTACACAGCGGCCATGTTGACGGCGTGGTCACGCAATTGACCGTCGCAGCATCTTGCGATCTATGTCATGGCGTTGAGGGCGCTGATACCTCACCGATCTGGGGGAACAGCGGCAGCATCGATTGCCTTACCTGCCATACCGGTGCCAGTGTGACCAGCTACACCGATGCTTCGGCGGCTACGGTCACTGCTCCGGCTAAAACGATGGCCGATATCAGCGGACACAACCGCCCGACCGCCAGTGATGCTTACCCGGTCACCGGCAGTCCTGCTGCAAACAAAACCTGCACCACCTGTCACCTGACTGCAATCAACGCTGATCACGTCGGTGGTGCCGCAACCAAGTTGTTGCAAGTGGCCTTCACGTGTGAAGACTGCCACACCGCCGCCGGTTCACGTAGTGCCGAAGCGACGCTGCGCGTGCAGACCCATTCCAATATGGAAGTTGCCTACACCGGACAGAAACGGCTCGACTTTGCGGCTCTTTGCACTGCATGTCACGATCCGCATGGCGCGGGAAGCAACATCGCGATGATCGCCGAAGTCAAAGCTGATTTCCTCGGTAGCGTCGTCCTCTACAATGTAACCGGGGCCGACTCGTTTGATGAAGCAGATGCGGCCAACGGTGACGACATCTGCGCGACCTGCCACACCGCAACGGTGCATAACAACCGGACCGCCAGTGGTACCCACCATGAAGGTGAAAACTGCCTGACCTGCCACGGTCATAACGGTGTCAATGGCGGGTTCATGCCGACCGGCGGCACCGCCTGCAACGATTGCCACGGTAATCCGCCGACCGCCAGCGATGATCGTCCGGCGGGGAAGGCCGGCGTACACGCAGCACACGTTAATGTCGCTACCCATGAAGAATCAGAAGATAAATTTGATTGTGACGTCTGCCACCCCGGCGCCGCGACATTTACCTTGGCGCACAGTGATGCGAGCGTCAGTCTGGCGGCTGGCATTACCAACGGAACCTGCGCCAGTGCTTGTCACTATTCCGGTAATGATGGCGTCGGCCCCTTGATAGACGATGGCTACTGGACCGACAGTAATGGTTTGAACTGCGACTCCTGCCACTACTGGAGCGCCACCCCGACCAGTGCTGGCAATGTTGCCAGCGGCAATCGCGAGGCGATCAGCGCCACCCACAACAAGCACTTTGACAAAGGGAAACTCTGCGTCAACTGTCATACCAACAATGAGACCGATACCGTGGCGCCGCGTATCCATATCACCGACCACGAAGCTTGGGCCCTCAATGTGACCAATGATGGGACAATCCTGACTGATCGCGGCAACGCGACTCAGGACGAAGCGACGGTTGATTTCACCCTGGCGACCACCAAGTACGCTAGCTGGAATGACGAAACCAACTCCTGTGGCACCGCCACGGCGAACAGCGGCCTCGGCTGCCATGCGACCGGTTCCCCGACATGGGGCGGCTCGGCCCTGGCCTGTATCGACTGCCATACCGACAAGAGCAGCAGTGCCGTCAATCCAACATCTGGTCTGCACAGCGTCACTCCGCTGGTCTCCGGCATCCAGCACGACGAAAGCTTCTTCTACAACAGCGGCGTAAGTACCGGCAACTGCGAAACCTGCCATACCTCCGTGCCGTCGAGCGGGCATCAGGACGGTGTGATGGACGCCACCCGCGGCACCGCCGGCAATCTCAAGATCACCTTCGCTGCCACCATCAGCTATACGGACGACGTGGCACCGACTTGCGCCCCGAGTCTGACCGGCTGTCACTACGAGCAGCCGACCAAGACGGCCGATTGGAAGCGCAAGTGGCACGAAGGTGCCGCCAACGCCACAGCGTCCTGTGCTGGATGTCACGGTGACTGGGTCAACGGCTGGAACACTAACGTTCAGCACCATACCAATGCCAAGGCCCAGTCGACCCACGGGACCAAGGCCGGCAAGACCTACGAGTGCATGGATTGCCATGCCCTTGAAGCGGCCGCAGCCGTCTATCCGTTCACCATCGGCAGCAACGACTGGAAACCGGCTGATGCCGCGGCGACCACCTTGCACGGCAACGGCGTCATCAACGTCAACATCACCGGCACCGGTTTCGTCCGGGTCAGCACCCTCTCCGGTTGCCCGGACTGCCACACCAACTGGCAGACCGATGGTAAACATGCCTACGACGTCACCGAGTGGACGCTGACCACGATCGCTGGTGATGCCCCGACCGTGACCTGCGCCACCTGCCACGGTGGTCTGACCGTTGGTACCAATGCCGCCAACTATTGGCCGGACAAGGTCGGCAACGACGCCACCGAGGACAATGGCGGGCGCCACCTGATCCACATGACTAGGTTGGCCCAGGCCAAGTACGGCGAGACCATCACCGCACTGCTGACCGACAACGCCAACGGCACGGCCGACGCCAAGCAGAAATATCTGTGCGCCTACTGCCATACGGCACCAGGGAGTGATTTCGACCATGGCGATACCGCTGCTCTGCCGGCTGAGGTCTTCGTCTCCAACGCAGTACGCTCCTCCAAGACCATGTGGGATACCGCCGACAGTGACGCCACTTACACCAGCGGAAACTGCAGCAGCGTCGAGTGCCATAACGGCAAGGCGACCGCCACGACCGCGACTTTCGATTGGTACGGAACAGGGACACAGAATTGTGCCCTCTGCCATAATGATATCACCGTGACCACCGCCGACACCACCGGTGCCACCCACGACGCCCACGTCGGCACACCGATCACTGCCTTCGGCAAGGTGATCGGCTGCGCCAGCTGCCACGGTGGCAACCCGACCTGGTCGCCATACGTTGTGCCGAGCAGCGGCCATATCAACGGCGCCTTCGCTGTCTCTGGCGGCAGTGTCACGGTCAGCTACACCGGCACCTACACCAACGCCGCCACCCGTACGGTCGGGACTTGCGGCACCAACCTTTGCCACAACAACGGCAAGAACGCCGCCACCCCGGTCTACACCTGGCAGACGGCGATTGCTGGCTGCGCGGCCTGCCATGCCACCAGCTCAACCCTCGGTTCGTCGCACGATCCGCATATGAACGCCAGCTTCGCCACTACCTTCGGGCGCGCCGTGGTCGGCTGCGAAGAGTGCCATGACGCGGTGAGTGCATCGAGCATGAGCGGCAAGACCGCCCATATGGATGGCAGTGTCACCCTCAAAGCTGGTATCACCTATACCGGCACCCCGGCGACGCTGACGGTGGGTGGCACCAATACTTATGGAACCTGCTCGGCCAGTCTCTGCCACCAGAACGGCAAGGGCGCTAACGTCGCCTCACCAGCCTGGAACCGCACCGTCAGCAGCACCGACAACTGCACTATCTGTCACAACGACGGTTCCGGTGCGCCGCAACCGGCCACTGGTCGCCACGCCAAGCACGTCACTAACGCCGCTTATGTCACCTCAAGCTGTGGTAGCTGCCATGCCAATGCCACCGCCACGACCATTGGCGGAACTACGCATATCAATGCGACCGCTAA carries:
- a CDS encoding CxxxxCH/CxxCH domain-containing protein, with translation MKKNCILKLTVLLLTLLFPVFVNAAQTHLMGCTNCHKAGANFASFDGNACVLCHTSGSQATFNDSLAHPVKGYFEAGDASDAIQTATVVHGAIPGKEISHMWQRMNGSNVPDVGAQEPTTYARQFNGRYGITRGRLLCFRCHDPHADATTKASLLKVPVDADQICSDCHLPWYQNNANALLTHPVGSGVSYNSAAADATKFNASITNVNNGDIRKVAGFVSCTSCHGVHSVDSNSATVDGYTNYTSLSGDGHLLRSDGPRDLAAVTEANFTQAEAQKKSNLCQACHVYKLHGKVDDGAADRFLGCLDCHSGHSYNNNDPYYFVLRKNSYNPISNSSVSFTGYNFGGFDYIYNNPAIFGLLNRTEVWKDNSNLTALGYCETCHGEAEAIPKGALFHSSTDDCATCHLHNSTGWAYSFQNDASAATCGDCHGFPPYINDRGDRTGSGVDGGYAYISAAWNYAHTSVTYFKDESTTPHNAHAAGGTTQGATSDYIFGNGVYACEPCHENFIPTHQQESTLPYTTGFRNINFYANVDQAGATYDSGTNKCSALYCHSNGAPRTGDGPTRNYAVGTVTTPAWANGKGTIIGKTNPTHECAFCHGNTAATMNTKGNSAAHAKHLDRYGNDCSICHNQTAVNSTTLASGANRIDLLSPASGGKHVNTLYDIVYKTSGSVLYNALGTNALGVNYDATTGTCSVYCHDPADLGTTADWDAGVGGAACGSCHGVTSATLTTNSHAIHIDPAGANISCDACHGAGASTAVHSGHVDGVVTQLTVAASCDLCHGVEGADTSPIWGNSGSIDCLTCHTGASVTSYTDASAATVTAPAKTMADISGHNRPTASDAYPVTGSPAANKTCTTCHLTAINADHVGGAATKLLQVAFTCEDCHTAAGSRSAEATLRVQTHSNMEVAYTGQKRLDFAALCTACHDPHGAGSNIAMIAEVKADFLGSVVLYNVTGADSFDEADAANGDDICATCHTATVHNNRTASGTHHEGENCLTCHGHNGVNGGFMPTGGTACNDCHGNPPTASDDRPAGKAGVHAAHVNVATHEESEDKFDCDVCHPGAATFTLAHSDASVSLAAGITNGTCASACHYSGNDGVGPLIDDGYWTDSNGLNCDSCHYWSATPTSAGNVASGNREAISATHNKHFDKGKLCVNCHTNNETDTVAPRIHITDHEAWALNVTNDGTILTDRGNATQDEATVDFTLATTKYASWNDETNSCGTATANSGLGCHATGSPTWGGSALACIDCHTDKSSSAVNPTSGLHSVTPLVSGIQHDESFFYNSGVSTGNCETCHTSVPSSGHQDGVMDATRGTAGNLKITFAATISYTDDVAPTCAPSLTGCHYEQPTKTADWKRKWHEGAANATASCAGCHGDWVNGWNTNVQHHTNAKAQSTHGTKAGKTYECMDCHALEAAAAVYPFTIGSNDWKPADAAATTLHGNGVINVNITGTGFVRVSTLSGCPDCHTNWQTDGKHAYDVTEWTLTTIAGDAPTVTCATCHGGLTVGTNAANYWPDKVGNDATEDNGGRHLIHMTRLAQAKYGETITALLTDNANGTADAKQKYLCAYCHTAPGSDFDHGDTAALPAEVFVSNAVRSSKTMWDTADSDATYTSGNCSSVECHNGKATATTATFDWYGTGTQNCALCHNDITVTTADTTGATHDAHVGTPITAFGKVIGCASCHGGNPTWSPYVVPSSGHINGAFAVSGGSVTVSYTGTYTNAATRTVGTCGTNLCHNNGKNAATPVYTWQTAIAGCAACHATSSTLGSSHDPHMNASFATTFGRAVVGCEECHDAVSASSMSGKTAHMDGSVTLKAGITYTGTPATLTVGGTNTYGTCSASLCHQNGKGANVASPAWNRTVSSTDNCTICHNDGSGAPQPATGRHAKHVTNAAYVTSSCGSCHANATATTIGGTTHINATANTGVSITVHTAGTAGCANNCHLVNEATSGDWLDSNLLACLECHVTGKVGAALLPTSGLHAVTPRVSGKKHDATLHASGCEACHTTIRTQTTTHIKGSVVADGASNTDRGLFAAYTDAATGSCMGTGVNLAAGCHRDNGDWGRKWATTVVNSDGAECGNCHGGIGVGYAAATWVAGIAPDHIIDRDGDTNPEVMTSHSVCKSCHGFNGAADKDDNYVLTNLWNQGGADTSMHGNSKITMNGGTNYNETNWGCDNAGCHGGASTLHKLADSAWIVELGSFAAGGSCYGCHGNGSSQYWPDGTVYPDRAGVHVEHIAAIVEHMAGGDTLANRNATCIYCHPGGVHSGDQSAAPADVSNTDTNNDGVADLNIAAKMKKIVGAADDNSGFYRSTPQTCSTVACHANAPFTPHWYTDTVAPGDVTLTAAAGPVPRSIKLTWTAVGDDGTLDGTAYKYDIRMGTTSAIATNFGLTTNHVQGVPTVKRMGAAQEAIIHGVDPSTTYYFALRTYDVTGNFGGTANGGGYISYAVPASADTTPPVLTGSPTWYGLDSAKALDAAGTVALSWTRAEDHSMPITYDIWWSTATITYGAPQASTGDTHFRVTGLTDGQTYNFAVRARDAYGNTDTNTIVLQAIPQGLSTVPKADVNYYANGTATTNIPMLATVHTTNGTTGTLPAVFIGPTTFAATTDIFASGFSLNIVNSNAVTTLRAELGYITGASTFNSFSTALWASDQTVAKRATRLVTFKFNGAQRQITAAMNAKLGVRVSVTAGAVTSIGWGPTSKGGILSFATQPINTSPTAPTVSSTVSGANASIWWAASTDTVDGVADTVHYDVYGSANGGADGFPYIIATGLTTNATVDTPLVWDTQAAGIALAGAVSNVQVRVEAGDVINGKVLSHTAATSSNLAVNNSGDNVAPGAIAHFKAETRPKQGSVYLSWTAPGDDGANNGRAAAYDIRLADAIIDTGIKYNAATQLDSEPYPDFGGNGQGYEVLDLAAGSYYFAIKALDEGGNASPLAYTAATVDAGPKCGICHSTPPDETATIGNHARHGYTIAECANCHGSEAASFTTSHQDGVIKLGWKTASPVVATTYNSGYIYTYNSLVIYKDADGSGGFNATGDNMDDGSCGNWSTLNVSGCHGPAVSATWSVDATLSCSACHGDNSRVFDQYSHSFDDPSDDVKAAPPVDNHGYDGTGATEAERKYVGAHVAHINSSFRMSKGDSCRLCHGASRPGNSIHADGIIDVDLDLAAAGASAVWTEGTPTTAGSCSSMSPESCHPSTATPTWDSAAVFYCTNCHGMGGNTPSHVTDPNKLIADPNNDPQTGDPMPGNCTWCHVGGHPKDKKVIAITNASPAVVTTEHGHNLAGGEKVSIHTTTGMTEINNHTYNTAVINATQFSLVGSDTTGYGTFDNGSWIEGNGTGIILIPNDSRVGINYLSGGVHLKANIGARGEVSSEAELCWSCHTPNSISEWGADDGATNTVTDPGNGNVYNFGTLNQANWIGATWTSGTTGTYGFSYKTGTIRSTHSTDATGTSALTGSAYAYTNGGVDAVGKIHCSNCHDVHNSNTSPLAGDNLDPTGPPYLRGTWKSNPYKEDGAPQAGQTYTAQITAGSPGYGYGAVPRANPSTTQEMGGYWIDQNSGNPTSGWTYESSAALCQLCHSTSVNDLDQTTGENLWISATNGHANSVLGGSGEGAANIFLQGVAGGRNGTIGALGGSAGINPNVGGWMGFQNTSDSTKATYGYGPRSTDGGYLAPLQTPTKVTTPNLTFAWGNSVDATTVESGYHQFSCSKCHNPHASRLPKLMITNCLDVTHNTWEDDYSGNAAWSSFGTTTSSWGTTKLSHLSTAQNCHRMIDLNGDNTPDEKGWNKVTPW